One Hermetia illucens chromosome 4, iHerIll2.2.curated.20191125, whole genome shotgun sequence DNA segment encodes these proteins:
- the LOC119656155 gene encoding open rectifier potassium channel protein 1, with translation MTPKRWLALLVFYVSYLLFGASIYYHIESQQEIEQRAEELEERIAINELLVQHLTPHNEAVQTEILNKVSSYCDKPVTNYTLSEEDQPLTWSFYHSLFFAFTVCSTVGYGNLAPTTTLGRMIMILYSLIGIPINGILFAGLGDFFSRIFTAIYQRYKKYKMSHDALYVPMQFGLFATIIIALVPGITIFILLPALVFSYFEGWPYLLSIYYSYVTTTTIGFGDYVPTFQPGQAKKFGVQFIFYEIFIIFWFIFSLGYLVMIMTYITKGLSSKKLSRLEQQLSMNIKATQNRIWTNVTKDVGYLRRILNELYIMKFKPVYNEPGDKFQTDLLMRKSASCPDLTMYRVTTPIVNRKRAFSENFESDDVRGPLQFASPARTSSDTDLQKINKEKTFRTAQAFMQTTDLLAKVVTALGNIRPPADDVRSITSTNTIGGMYGGYHGLSDSQILNSEKTLSGWSLLSSENSTPYVRRPRAASDFYISPETMPSDPSEWTWSGDNHHIQQVINRRVKTGKKGEDLYRASFQAPSKKDRAIILNVNELEGKDIATESKDAKESDNKSFLKRLKPFKKHLSEDFIRRKKSSTTTPDVEAQNYLAARPNQRGSMFEARRPSLFDYRRPSLFSVPSNEEIDQQVLETTTIADLIRALEVMHTAAELQPDLPQAPQQPEPRRKLGTASLTPPDLPPLFTLFSNNQPEKPTTPRRATIFGSLPTTSPNNLATSSRRLSSRPLEPPPYSEKETPKFKRRFSVRPSNLQTPPTVTPASSPSAQTALQRRLSVRQSPLAREMSTEPAGQGLFHRKSSAGRGTPPTSSSTATHSPLSRIAQLQAARKSSVTDKPPQK, from the exons AACTTTTAGTACAACATCTAACACCACACAATGAAGCCGTTCAAACGGAAATCCTAAATAAAGTCTCAAGTTATTGTGATAAACCAGTTACCAACTATACACTGTCCGAGGAAGATCAACCACTAACATGGAGTTTTTATCATTCCTTGTTCTTTGCATTCACCGTATGTTCAACTGTAGGATACGGCAACTTAGCCCCAACAACAACTTTAGGGCGAATGATTATGATCCTGTACTCATTGATTGGGATACCGATAAATGGAATTCTATTCGCAGGACTTGGAGATTTTTTCAGCAGAATA TTCACAGCAATCTACCAGAGGTATAAGAAATACAAAATGTCACACGATGCCTTATATGTTCCCATGCAATTCGGATTATTTGCCACAATAATTATTGCACTGGTTCCTGGAATTACGATATTCATATTATTGCCTGCACTCGTTTTCTCCTACTTTGAAGGATGGCCGTACTTGCTCTCGATATATTATTCATATGTCACTACAACCACTATTGGATTTGGAGATTATGTTCCAACATTCCAGCCTGGACAG GCAAAAAAATTTGGTGTTCAGTTCatcttttatgaaattttcattATATTCTGGTTCATTTTCTCGTTGGGATATTTAGTCATGATTATGACCTACATAACTAA AGGCTTGAGCAGTAAAAAGTTATCCCGGTTGGAACAGCAACTGTCGATGAATATCAAAGCGACTCAAAATCGCATCTGGACCAATGTAACGAAAGATGTTGGATACTTAAGAAGGATATTGAATGAACTATACATAATGAAATTTAAG CCTGTGTACAATGAACCAGGTGATAAATTCCAAACGGATCTGCTTATGAGAAAATCCGCATCCTGCCCTGATCTCACTATGTATAGAGTGACTACACCTATCGTCAATCGGAAACGAGCATTCTCTGAAAACTTCGAATCGGATGATGTGAGAGGACCACTTCAATTCGCATCCCCAGCTCGTACGTCTTCAGACACAGATCTTCAAAAGATCAACAAAGAAAAAACATTCCGAACGGCTCAAGCGTTTATGCAAACTACTGATCTTCTAGCAAAAGTGGTGACTGCATTGGGTAACATTCGTCCGCCAGCAGACGATGTGAGAAGTATCACGAGCACGAATACCATTGGCGGAATGTACGGCGGATACCATGGACTGAGCGACTCTCAGATTTTGAATAGCGAAAAGACGTTATCAGGATGGTCATTGCTGTCTTCGGAAAATTCTACCCCTTACGTTCGCAGACCTCGCGCTGCATCAGATTTCTACATTTCTCCAGAGACTATGCCATCTGATCCCAGTGAATGGACGTGGAGTGGTGACAACCATCATATTCAGCAAGTGATCAATAGAAGAGTTAAGACTGGGAAAAAGGGAGAAGATCTTTATCGCGCTTCGTTCCAAGCACCGAGTAAAAAAGATCGTGCAATTATACTCAACGTAAACGAACTAGAAGGCAAGGATATTGCGACAGAATCAAAAGACGCAAAGGAATCGGATAATAAATCTTTCTTGAAACGATTGAAACCATTCAAGAAGCACCTTTCAGAGGATTTCATTCGACGAAAGAAATCTAGTACAACGACTCCAGACGTCGAAGCTCAGAATTATTTAGCTGCACGACCTAACCAACGTGGTTCTATGTTCGAAGCAAGGCGACCGAGCCTCTTCGATTATCGACGGCCTAGCCTTTTCTCAGTACCATCCAATGAGGAAATAGACCAGCAAGTACTCGAAACGACAACGATAGCCGACCTCATCAGAGCTCTTGAAGTGATGCACACCGCTGCAGAGCTGCAGCCTGATCTTCCGCAGGCTCCTCAACAGCCAGAGCCCAGAAGAAAATTAGGAACAGCCAGTCTTACTCCACCTGACTTACCTCCACTTTTCACACTTTTTTCAAACAACCAGCCGGAAAAACCAACAACCCCCCGGCGTGCTACAATTTTCGGCAGCTTACCAACTACCTCACCAAATAATCTAGCAACATCATCCCGAAGGTTGTCCTCACGGCCATTAGAACCACCTCCATATAGCGAGAAAGAAACCCCTAAATTTAAGAGACGATTCAGTGTGCGTCCTTCAAATCTTCAAACTCCTCCAACCGTCACTCCAGCGTCAAGTCCAAGTGCGCAAACAGCATTACAAAGAAGACTATCCGTTAGACAATCCCCATTAGCGCGAGAAATGAGCACTGAACCAGCTGGCCAAGGTCTATTCCATAGGAAATCTAGTGCAGGACGTGGTACACCGCCAACAAGCAGTAGCACTGCTACTCATTCACCTCTTTCCCGAATAGCCCAACTACAAGCTGCTCGTAAGAGTAGCGTGACTGATAAACCTCCACAAAAATGA